A single region of the Biomaibacter acetigenes genome encodes:
- a CDS encoding mannose-1-phosphate guanylyltransferase, protein MDRYGVIMAGGGGTRFWPLSRISTPKQFLNITGDDSMINDTIKRIKDIIPPEKILIVTNKAQEKILNKVVIDDIPRENILIEPVGRNTAACIAYAAFVIKKRCGDAVMGVFPSDHYIKNTGEFQRILRAACSVAENKGKLVTMGITPTFPSTGYGYIKFDRDKSIPAEEKSAFEVVEFVEKPDVPKAKAYLDSGNYLWNSGMFVWKTSVILSNFERFLPRLYRKISEIEPYIGTAQEREAVENIYPTLQDISIDYGIMERAEEVVVIPGDFGWNDVGSWDSLGSVFPPDENGNITKGDFVDIETRNSIIYSNGRLVAAVGLEDMIVVETSDALLVCPKKKAQDVKKVVEQLKKMGREELL, encoded by the coding sequence ATGGATAGATACGGAGTTATCATGGCCGGCGGCGGGGGTACCCGCTTCTGGCCTTTGAGCAGGATTTCTACACCAAAACAGTTTTTGAACATCACCGGCGATGACAGCATGATAAATGACACCATAAAGAGAATAAAAGATATTATTCCGCCGGAAAAGATATTGATAGTCACAAACAAAGCTCAGGAAAAGATTTTGAACAAGGTAGTCATCGATGACATTCCCAGGGAAAATATCCTGATAGAACCGGTAGGCCGAAATACCGCTGCATGCATAGCCTATGCGGCCTTTGTCATAAAAAAAAGGTGTGGTGACGCAGTAATGGGAGTTTTTCCATCTGATCATTATATAAAAAATACGGGTGAATTCCAGAGGATTTTAAGAGCTGCCTGCAGTGTAGCCGAAAACAAGGGTAAGCTGGTCACAATGGGAATTACTCCGACTTTCCCATCTACAGGTTATGGTTACATAAAGTTTGATAGGGATAAATCCATACCCGCTGAGGAAAAAAGCGCCTTTGAGGTTGTGGAGTTTGTGGAAAAGCCCGATGTACCCAAGGCCAAGGCATATCTCGACAGTGGAAACTATCTATGGAACAGCGGTATGTTCGTATGGAAAACCTCGGTGATCCTTTCAAATTTCGAGCGTTTCCTACCGAGGCTTTACCGCAAAATATCCGAAATCGAGCCCTACATAGGCACTGCCCAGGAAAGGGAAGCAGTTGAAAATATTTATCCTACCCTGCAGGATATATCCATCGATTACGGTATAATGGAGAGAGCTGAGGAAGTGGTAGTTATTCCCGGGGATTTTGGATGGAACGATGTGGGAAGCTGGGACTCCCTGGGAAGCGTATTTCCGCCCGATGAAAACGGCAATATCACTAAGGGCGATTTTGTGGATATAGAGACCAGAAATTCCATCATATATTCCAACGGCCGTTTGGTGGCCGCAGTGGGATTAGAGGATATGATTGTCGTGGAGACCAGTGATGCTCTGCTGGTATGTCCCAAGAAGAAGGCCCAGGATGTGAAAAAAGTGGTGGAACAGTTGAAGAAGATGGGGAGGGAAGAACTGTTGTAA
- a CDS encoding PD-(D/E)XK nuclease domain-containing protein, with amino-acid sequence MSGYLKAVNIRHTEYGDTVCNLKIPNKEILKLYRDIISGWFESEEVTSDKIKELLKELVEGDIEKFKAGFQYLVNKTFSYFDVGENSAENFYHAFILGLLVNIEGKYKVKSNRESGDGRPDVMIIPEDGTKKGVVMEFKTVRSGDEQALEAKADEALEQTFFS; translated from the coding sequence GTGAGCGGGTATTTAAAAGCGGTTAATATTCGCCATACCGAATACGGAGACACAGTATGCAACTTAAAAATCCCCAACAAAGAAATACTCAAATTATACCGTGACATAATATCAGGCTGGTTTGAAAGCGAAGAAGTAACATCGGATAAAATAAAAGAGCTTCTGAAAGAACTGGTTGAAGGAGACATAGAAAAATTCAAAGCAGGATTTCAATACCTGGTAAACAAAACCTTCAGCTACTTCGATGTAGGGGAAAACTCGGCGGAAAATTTCTATCACGCCTTTATTCTGGGGCTGCTTGTGAACATTGAAGGAAAATATAAAGTCAAATCCAACAGAGAGTCCGGAGACGGCAGGCCCGATGTCATGATAATCCCGGAAGACGGCACAAAAAAGGGAGTTGTCATGGAATTCAAGACGGTAAGAAGCGGAGATGAGCAGGCGCTTGAAGCAAAGGCGGATGAAGCGCTGGAACAGACTTTTTTCAGTTAA
- a CDS encoding CapA family protein → MGEPWKRGSIAGGVAVLFIAGFLNIGSIKNFTGIFKANGNLTQRLQNNAKPGVAAMYDENTISNRQDKGQLNPVSNSTVTIAAVGDVMMHDGQIWSGYDSETGLYNYSMFFQDVKDEISSADIAMANLETTLGGKELKFTGYPKFNSPDELADALKDAGFDIIMTSNNHCLDRGEKGVVRTIDVLEQRRLMAVGTSRTAGERDRIVIKEINGVKIAFLAYTYGTNGNPVPKDKPYLVNLIEEDTILKDLTKARQSADAVVVYLHFGQEYQRVASEQQKKLAKMLLEKGADVVIGSHPHVTQPGEWVRVIGPGGEMVERYAAYSLGNFISAQRFPYTDEGVILKITIEKDLQQNRINVKDVDQIPTWVDKFKEDGKMRYVIRLGKKPPLKKISGLKCPPFTLRCNVPFHTLLLPAGRIRPFHPRPPGCNSIWGHSKCPRISDTDTWRYRYNLLSVELP, encoded by the coding sequence ATGGGGGAACCCTGGAAAAGGGGCAGCATAGCCGGCGGTGTGGCAGTGCTTTTTATAGCCGGATTTCTGAATATTGGTTCCATAAAGAATTTTACCGGCATTTTTAAAGCCAATGGTAATCTGACGCAAAGATTGCAAAACAATGCAAAGCCGGGAGTAGCGGCAATGTATGATGAAAATACTATTTCCAACCGGCAGGATAAAGGTCAATTAAATCCTGTATCAAACTCCACCGTCACTATAGCAGCGGTGGGGGATGTGATGATGCATGATGGCCAGATATGGTCGGGATATGATTCCGAAACGGGGCTTTATAATTATTCGATGTTTTTTCAGGATGTGAAGGATGAGATTTCTTCCGCGGACATAGCCATGGCCAATCTTGAGACTACTCTGGGAGGCAAGGAGCTAAAATTTACTGGCTACCCCAAATTCAACAGTCCCGACGAGCTGGCCGATGCATTGAAAGATGCGGGGTTTGACATTATAATGACATCAAACAACCATTGCCTGGACCGCGGAGAAAAAGGCGTTGTCAGGACAATAGATGTGCTGGAGCAAAGGAGACTTATGGCAGTAGGAACCAGCAGGACCGCCGGGGAAAGGGACAGAATAGTGATTAAAGAAATAAACGGCGTCAAAATCGCCTTTCTGGCTTATACCTACGGCACCAACGGCAATCCTGTTCCCAAAGACAAGCCATATCTTGTAAATTTAATCGAGGAAGACACTATTTTAAAAGACCTGACTAAAGCCCGGCAATCCGCCGATGCGGTGGTAGTATACCTTCATTTTGGACAGGAATATCAGAGAGTCGCGTCGGAACAGCAGAAAAAGCTGGCTAAAATGCTCCTGGAAAAAGGAGCTGATGTAGTGATAGGCAGCCACCCCCATGTGACGCAGCCAGGGGAATGGGTAAGGGTGATAGGCCCAGGAGGCGAAATGGTTGAAAGATATGCGGCTTATTCCCTGGGAAACTTTATCTCAGCCCAGAGGTTTCCCTATACCGATGAGGGCGTAATTTTGAAGATAACCATTGAGAAGGATTTACAGCAAAATAGAATAAATGTTAAAGATGTAGATCAAATCCCCACATGGGTAGACAAGTTTAAAGAAGACGGTAAAATGAGATACGTGATAAGGCTGGGGAAAAAACCGCCTCTCAAAAAAATTAGCGGACTTAAATGTCCGCCTTTTACATTACGATGTAATGTTCCTTTTCACACGCTTCTTTTACCGGCTGGCCGCATACGGCCTTTTCACCCCAGGCCTCCAGGGTGCAATAGCATATGGGGCCATAGCAAGTGTCCTCGCATTTCAGATACTGACACCTGGAGATATCGGTATAATTTACTTTCTGTGGAGTTGCCATAA
- a CDS encoding glycyl-radical enzyme activating protein, protein MTKGMIFDIEEFAVHDGPGIRKTVFFKGCPLKCNWCHNPEGMSFKKELMVSKGSCIHCGRCIDICKHEKCIACGACINVCPLHIRKICGIEYEAKDLARELLKGKEILEKSNGGITISGGEPLAQPEFLLELIKELKPIHVAIETSGYAPEEVFKKVADVVDLVLMDIKSTDPKIHKEVTGVDNTLILKNLNYLCSTSKKFYIRIPLIPGITDTKENMEKIAALLKDAKSLERVELLPYNKMAGAKYSMLGKEYKPIFDVEQKPRVYLNPFKKYSIRSVVL, encoded by the coding sequence ATGACAAAGGGAATGATATTCGATATTGAAGAATTTGCAGTTCATGATGGACCTGGAATAAGAAAAACCGTTTTCTTTAAGGGATGTCCCTTAAAGTGCAATTGGTGCCATAATCCGGAAGGAATGTCTTTTAAAAAGGAATTAATGGTAAGCAAAGGTTCCTGTATACATTGTGGTAGATGTATTGATATATGCAAGCATGAAAAATGTATTGCCTGTGGTGCATGTATAAATGTATGCCCTCTCCATATTCGAAAAATCTGTGGAATTGAATATGAGGCTAAGGATCTGGCAAGAGAACTACTAAAGGGGAAAGAGATTCTGGAAAAAAGCAATGGTGGCATAACTATATCAGGTGGAGAGCCTTTGGCACAGCCTGAGTTTTTACTAGAGCTTATCAAGGAACTGAAACCCATACATGTTGCCATAGAAACCTCTGGGTATGCACCTGAAGAAGTTTTCAAAAAAGTGGCTGACGTTGTTGACCTTGTCCTTATGGATATCAAATCCACAGATCCCAAAATACATAAAGAAGTAACAGGAGTAGATAACACATTGATTTTAAAAAACCTGAATTATCTTTGCAGCACAAGCAAAAAGTTTTATATACGGATTCCTTTAATACCGGGTATAACTGACACTAAAGAAAACATGGAGAAGATTGCGGCCCTGCTAAAAGACGCAAAAAGTTTGGAAAGGGTAGAATTATTACCCTACAATAAGATGGCAGGGGCCAAGTATTCTATGCTAGGTAAAGAATATAAGCCAATATTTGATGTGGAGCAAAAACCAAGAGTTTATCTCAACCCATTCAAAAAATATAGTATAAGGAGTGTTGTTTTATGA
- a CDS encoding MFS transporter — MDNKYRILAAVLLGTIMGPLDGSVVNVAMPTLSEVFKVGMTTVSWVSMSYLLVLSSLLLTYGRLGDMLGYKKLFLWGMLIFTAASALCGLSPAIGVLIIARAFQAAGAGLMMAVAPAIITKTFPQEERGKALGYNAMAVAVGLAIGPSFGGFLLKSFGWRSIFFINLPIGIGGYFWARNVIPQRGVLKKEKFDPLGALFGFIFLASLLLYISKGQEIGWTSGLGYSLLIIFILAFTAFILQEKRAREPMLDLSLFSNRMFSAGNLSCLLNFIAQYTMIFLTPFFLTRAGYSANRIGLIMTAFPITMLLVAPISGTLSDKIGPLFLSTGGALICSVALYLMSTLSLSSTSFDVVWRLVLFGLGNGLFQTPNNSSVMGSAPRERQGIASGVLATMRNVGMVLGVALGSGLFALRHSYYLKILPLTGKHLQDAAFMNGLRDVFLLTAVIDILCMLASSVRGKQSINHERLPEN; from the coding sequence ATGGACAACAAATACAGGATATTGGCAGCGGTATTGTTAGGGACCATCATGGGCCCGTTGGATGGCAGCGTGGTAAATGTTGCCATGCCCACATTGTCTGAGGTGTTCAAAGTCGGGATGACCACGGTGAGCTGGGTTTCGATGTCATATCTCCTGGTGTTGAGTAGTCTCCTTCTTACTTATGGAAGACTGGGGGATATGCTGGGGTATAAAAAACTCTTCCTATGGGGAATGCTCATCTTTACGGCAGCTTCGGCATTATGCGGATTATCGCCCGCCATAGGGGTTCTTATCATAGCAAGAGCCTTTCAAGCGGCTGGGGCCGGTCTGATGATGGCTGTGGCGCCGGCCATCATAACCAAAACTTTTCCTCAGGAAGAGCGGGGCAAAGCTCTGGGATATAATGCCATGGCAGTGGCGGTGGGGCTTGCTATAGGTCCGTCCTTCGGGGGATTTTTGCTTAAAAGTTTTGGCTGGAGGTCTATATTTTTTATAAATCTCCCCATAGGTATAGGAGGATATTTCTGGGCAAGAAACGTAATACCCCAGAGAGGCGTTCTAAAAAAAGAAAAATTTGATCCTCTCGGAGCATTATTTGGTTTTATTTTTCTTGCAAGCCTGCTTTTATATATCAGCAAAGGCCAGGAAATCGGTTGGACTTCCGGCCTGGGTTATTCCCTGCTGATAATATTTATCCTGGCTTTTACAGCTTTTATCCTGCAGGAAAAAAGGGCCAGGGAACCTATGCTGGACCTTTCGCTGTTTTCCAACCGGATGTTTTCGGCAGGGAATTTGAGCTGCCTTTTAAACTTCATTGCGCAGTACACTATGATATTCTTGACGCCGTTTTTTCTTACCCGGGCAGGTTATTCCGCAAACAGAATCGGTCTTATAATGACGGCTTTCCCCATTACCATGCTGCTTGTGGCGCCCATCAGCGGTACTCTTTCCGATAAAATCGGCCCGCTGTTTTTGAGCACCGGCGGAGCATTGATATGTTCCGTAGCCCTGTACCTTATGAGCACTCTAAGCCTTTCTTCCACTAGCTTTGATGTGGTGTGGAGGCTGGTGCTGTTTGGCCTGGGAAATGGCCTCTTTCAAACTCCCAACAACAGCTCGGTAATGGGCAGCGCCCCGCGGGAAAGGCAGGGAATAGCTTCCGGAGTCCTTGCCACCATGAGAAATGTGGGTATGGTGCTGGGGGTTGCTCTGGGGAGCGGGCTTTTTGCCCTCCGACATTCATACTATCTGAAGATTTTACCGCTAACCGGAAAGCACCTTCAGGATGCTGCTTTCATGAATGGGCTAAGGGATGTTTTCTTGTTGACCGCCGTTATAGACATACTCTGTATGCTGGCATCATCGGTGCGGGGAAAACAAAGTATAAATCACGAGAGGCTGCCTGAAAATTGA
- a CDS encoding pyruvate formate lyase family protein — MNRRIEKMLGNILNKKHHQYRQDIPPTVFTRFTEELAAANLSDIQRAARRLRWVLEMEKPIIMEDEKIVFMRTMPKIPEIFTPDEWREIKKNHYIHELGKVCNISPNYATTIKLGLWTHRNEAIQALEVTEDAKGREFLQAVIDSIDAVLQLTERYAEEAERVGNKEVAEILRRVPKYGATTFHEALQSFRILHFTLWASFNYHNTVGRFDQYMYPYLKADLDAGRLNLDQAFELLEEFFLTFNKDSDLYPGMQQGDNGQSMVLGGVDENGNDAYNILSEMCLKASLELKLIDPKINLRVNKKTDLKLYELGTLLTKQGLGFPQYSNDDVVIPGLLDKGYTLEDARNYVVAACWEFIIPAVGMDIPNIGALSYLRVVEKVIHESLKECKDFDSLMEQVKKEIQSEVDEEINKFKDIYMEPAPFMSILMDGCIKNARDISHGARYNNYGLHGTGLANAADSLAAIKKFVFEEKTVKPEDIINAINENYDGYEDLWAKLKYEAPKMGNDDDYVDNIAVQLVDMFANSLKDKTNDRGGCYRAGTGSAMYYVWHGKELNASPDGRKKGEFLSANYSPSLNIKTKGPVSIIRSFVKPNLKAAINGGPLTIEIHDTVFRSDENITKVAMLVKTFMDMGGHQLQINTLNKETLLEAQKKPELYRNLIVRVWGWSGYFVELDKEYQDHIIQRAELKI; from the coding sequence ATGAATAGGAGAATTGAAAAAATGCTGGGCAACATTTTAAACAAAAAGCATCATCAATACAGGCAGGATATTCCTCCTACAGTGTTCACAAGATTTACCGAAGAGCTTGCTGCTGCCAATTTAAGTGATATCCAGCGCGCTGCCAGAAGGCTTCGGTGGGTATTGGAGATGGAAAAACCGATCATCATGGAAGATGAAAAAATCGTTTTCATGAGGACAATGCCTAAAATACCTGAAATTTTTACCCCTGATGAATGGAGAGAGATAAAAAAGAACCATTATATTCATGAACTGGGCAAAGTATGTAATATTTCACCCAACTATGCAACTACCATAAAGCTGGGGCTTTGGACGCACCGCAATGAAGCAATACAAGCATTAGAAGTTACAGAGGATGCAAAAGGCAGGGAATTTTTGCAGGCCGTTATAGATTCAATTGATGCAGTTTTACAGCTAACCGAAAGATATGCAGAGGAAGCGGAAAGAGTTGGCAATAAAGAAGTTGCAGAAATCTTGAGGCGTGTGCCGAAATACGGCGCAACCACCTTCCACGAAGCTCTTCAATCTTTCCGCATCCTTCATTTTACATTATGGGCTTCCTTCAATTATCATAATACGGTAGGAAGATTTGACCAGTATATGTACCCTTATCTCAAAGCGGATTTGGATGCCGGACGTTTGAATCTGGACCAGGCCTTCGAGCTTTTGGAGGAATTTTTCCTAACATTCAATAAGGATAGCGATCTTTATCCGGGGATGCAACAGGGAGACAACGGTCAGAGCATGGTGCTCGGTGGAGTAGATGAGAATGGAAATGATGCATATAACATACTTTCTGAAATGTGCCTGAAAGCAAGTTTGGAACTTAAACTGATTGATCCTAAAATTAACCTCCGAGTTAATAAAAAAACCGACCTTAAGCTCTATGAGCTTGGGACTTTGCTTACCAAGCAAGGATTGGGATTTCCTCAATACTCAAATGATGATGTTGTCATACCCGGACTGCTTGATAAAGGATATACACTTGAAGATGCAAGAAATTATGTAGTTGCGGCATGCTGGGAGTTTATAATACCCGCGGTAGGAATGGATATCCCCAATATTGGTGCACTCTCTTATTTACGTGTTGTTGAAAAAGTGATACATGAAAGCCTAAAAGAATGTAAAGATTTTGATTCTTTAATGGAACAGGTTAAAAAAGAAATACAATCTGAAGTAGATGAAGAGATAAACAAGTTCAAGGACATATACATGGAACCGGCCCCATTTATGTCTATATTAATGGACGGTTGCATCAAAAATGCAAGGGATATCTCCCATGGAGCCAGGTACAACAATTACGGGTTACACGGTACGGGACTAGCAAATGCTGCAGACTCCTTGGCAGCGATTAAAAAGTTTGTTTTTGAAGAAAAGACAGTGAAGCCCGAGGATATTATAAATGCCATAAATGAAAATTATGATGGCTATGAAGACCTGTGGGCCAAGCTTAAATATGAAGCGCCAAAAATGGGTAATGATGATGACTATGTGGACAATATTGCAGTTCAGTTGGTGGATATGTTTGCTAATTCCCTCAAAGATAAGACAAACGATAGAGGTGGATGCTATAGGGCAGGTACGGGATCTGCAATGTACTACGTTTGGCATGGTAAGGAGTTGAATGCATCCCCTGATGGAAGGAAAAAGGGTGAGTTTTTATCTGCCAACTATTCACCGAGTCTTAATATAAAAACAAAAGGGCCTGTTTCTATTATACGTTCATTTGTTAAGCCGAATTTGAAAGCTGCTATCAATGGAGGACCTTTAACCATTGAGATTCACGATACTGTTTTCCGCAGCGATGAAAATATTACAAAGGTGGCTATGCTTGTTAAAACATTCATGGATATGGGCGGTCATCAGCTACAAATTAATACATTAAACAAGGAAACACTGCTGGAAGCGCAAAAAAAACCCGAACTGTATCGAAATCTAATCGTAAGAGTATGGGGCTGGAGCGGGTATTTTGTTGAATTGGATAAGGAATACCAGGATCATATTATTCAGAGAGCGGAGTTAAAGATATAA
- a CDS encoding phosphoribosyltransferase, translating into MFKDREDAARQLAMLLEKYRDNEDVVVFAIPRGGVVIGRVIADYLNVPLDITVAKKIGAPFNEELAIGAVGPTGNPIIDERTVNILHIDEGYMERAIRKKVDEIRARLEKYRGNAYYRSLLGKKAILVDDGIATGYTVRAAIAFLKDLKAGKIILATPVIAPDTWAELKPQVDEVVYLSSEEPFYAVGQFYEEFGQVTDEEVIKLLNS; encoded by the coding sequence ATGTTTAAAGATCGAGAGGACGCAGCCCGGCAGCTTGCAATGCTACTGGAAAAATACAGGGATAATGAAGATGTTGTTGTTTTTGCCATACCCCGGGGCGGGGTGGTGATAGGACGGGTAATAGCCGATTACCTGAATGTTCCCCTGGATATCACAGTTGCAAAGAAGATAGGAGCACCCTTCAATGAGGAGTTGGCTATAGGGGCTGTGGGGCCTACGGGGAATCCCATTATTGATGAGAGGACTGTCAATATACTTCACATTGATGAAGGGTATATGGAAAGAGCAATCCGCAAAAAAGTGGATGAGATAAGGGCAAGACTTGAAAAGTACAGGGGAAATGCCTACTACCGGAGCCTTTTGGGGAAAAAAGCCATCCTGGTGGATGACGGTATCGCCACAGGTTACACGGTCAGGGCTGCCATAGCATTTTTAAAAGATCTGAAGGCCGGCAAAATCATTCTGGCGACGCCGGTTATCGCACCCGATACTTGGGCAGAATTGAAACCACAGGTGGATGAAGTGGTTTACCTTTCATCGGAGGAGCCTTTTTATGCCGTAGGGCAATTTTATGAGGAATTTGGCCAGGTGACGGATGAGGAGGTAATAAAACTGCTGAATTCCTGA